Proteins co-encoded in one Mycobacterium mantenii genomic window:
- a CDS encoding DUF3556 domain-containing protein produces the protein MGFLKPELPQLDMAEWNKGTRSEKIRPMAKHWAEVGFGTPVVLHLFYVVKILLYILGAWLFASATRGLGGFTNVAHWWSEPIVFEKVVLYTMLFEVIGLGCGFGPLNNRFFPPLGSILYWMRFGTIRLPPWPDRVPLTKGTKRKPVDVALYGLFLLVTLAALFADGTGPIPELSTRIGLLPAWKIVLILLLLAVVGLRDKVIFLAARGEVYATMAVTFLFAAPDMIVGSKVVFLVIWMGAATSKLNKHFPFVISTMMSNNPLVRPRWLKRRFFESFPDDLRPGRLSRWLAHLSTAIEMLVPLPLFFCHGGWPVTIAAIAMVCFHFGILVSIPMGVPLEWNVFMIFGVLSLFVAHTHIGLRDLRHPVVVAVLFVVIAGIVVLGNMFPRKISFLPGMRYYAGNWDTTLWCIKPSANDKIDRGIVAIASMPQAQLERFYGSPEAAQIPIYMGYAFRGFNTHGRALFTLAHRVMAGQNEDDYVITDGERICSTAIGWNFGDGHMHNEQLIAAMQERCHFEPGEVRVVLLDAQPIHKQTQAYRLVDAATGEFERGIVRVADMVTRQPWADDVPVQVLSEPAAEEPVEPGE, from the coding sequence ATGGGATTTCTGAAGCCCGAGCTGCCGCAGCTCGACATGGCCGAATGGAACAAGGGCACCCGTAGCGAGAAAATCCGGCCGATGGCCAAGCACTGGGCCGAGGTGGGCTTCGGCACGCCGGTGGTGCTGCACCTGTTCTATGTCGTCAAAATCCTGCTCTACATCCTCGGCGCGTGGCTGTTCGCATCGGCCACCAGAGGCCTCGGCGGGTTCACCAACGTCGCGCACTGGTGGTCGGAGCCGATCGTGTTCGAAAAGGTCGTGCTCTACACGATGCTCTTCGAGGTGATCGGGCTGGGCTGCGGCTTCGGGCCGCTGAACAACCGCTTCTTCCCACCGCTGGGCTCGATCCTGTACTGGATGCGCTTCGGCACCATCCGGCTGCCACCGTGGCCGGACCGGGTCCCATTGACCAAGGGCACCAAGCGCAAACCAGTCGACGTCGCGCTGTACGGGCTGTTCCTTCTGGTGACACTGGCGGCGCTGTTCGCCGACGGCACCGGGCCGATACCCGAATTGAGCACCAGGATCGGGCTGCTGCCCGCATGGAAGATCGTGCTGATCCTGCTGCTTCTGGCGGTGGTCGGCCTGCGCGACAAGGTGATCTTCCTGGCCGCCCGCGGCGAGGTCTACGCGACCATGGCGGTGACGTTCCTGTTCGCCGCGCCCGACATGATCGTCGGGTCCAAGGTGGTGTTCCTGGTGATCTGGATGGGCGCCGCGACATCAAAGCTCAACAAGCACTTTCCGTTCGTGATCTCCACGATGATGTCGAACAACCCGCTGGTGCGGCCCCGCTGGCTGAAACGGCGCTTCTTCGAGAGCTTCCCGGACGATCTGCGGCCCGGACGGCTGTCGCGGTGGCTGGCGCACCTGAGCACTGCCATCGAAATGTTGGTACCGCTGCCGCTGTTCTTCTGTCATGGCGGCTGGCCCGTCACGATCGCGGCCATCGCCATGGTCTGTTTCCACTTCGGAATCCTCGTCTCGATCCCCATGGGCGTGCCGCTGGAGTGGAACGTCTTCATGATCTTCGGCGTGCTGTCGTTGTTCGTCGCGCACACCCACATCGGGCTGCGCGACCTGCGGCACCCGGTGGTGGTGGCGGTCCTGTTCGTAGTCATCGCGGGAATCGTCGTGTTGGGCAACATGTTTCCGCGCAAGATCTCATTCCTGCCCGGGATGCGTTACTACGCCGGCAACTGGGACACCACGCTGTGGTGCATCAAACCCTCGGCCAATGACAAGATCGACAGGGGCATCGTGGCGATCGCCAGCATGCCGCAGGCCCAGCTGGAGCGGTTCTACGGCAGCCCCGAGGCGGCGCAGATACCGATCTACATGGGATATGCGTTCCGCGGCTTCAACACTCACGGCCGGGCGCTGTTCACCCTGGCGCACCGCGTGATGGCGGGCCAGAACGAGGACGACTACGTCATCACCGACGGCGAGCGGATCTGCAGCACCGCCATCGGCTGGAATTTCGGCGACGGCCACATGCACAACGAGCAACTGATCGCCGCCATGCAGGAGCGCTGCCACTTCGAGCCGGGTGAGGTCCGCGTGGTTCTGCTCGACGCGCAGCCGATTCACAAGCAGACACAGGCGTACCGGTTGGTCGACGCCGCGACCGGTGAATTCGAGCGCGGCATCGTCCGGGTCGCCGACATGGTCACCCGGCAACCGTGGGCCGACGACGTTCCGGTGCAAGTGCTTTCGGAGCCCGCGGCCGAAGAGCCCGTCGAGCCGGGGGAGTAG
- a CDS encoding flavin monoamine oxidase family protein: MSEVDYCVVGAGFAGLTAALRLKQAGHSVALLEARDRVGGRTFTEYLPDGTWIDRGGAWIGPGQDRIYALMNELGVAEYKQHNDGDAMMIVGGKKHRYGGTIPWTVSPWAVANLGLGLAAIEKMCKEVPREAPWEAKKAHEWDRISIGEWIHKKSMSKEAAEMLEMAFAGLYTSAGSETSLLWGLLQTASAGGLTFAISGKGGSQDARPVGGMGALHRPMVAALGDALHLSQPVGQITQDADGVTVGAADLTVRARRVIVAIPLAIATSILYEPMLPVDRAFLHQRMPSGAVMKTSIIYDEPFWRADGFSGQSAAPGSPATLTIDACTDTGDPGIMCVITEGPAARRLTKLDKAERKAVIIGELVDRFGSKAKAPLEFHEQNWTVDRYSGGGMIGHAPTGVLTEYGYTLREPCGRIHWAGTESSTVMCGWIDGAIRSGERAAAEVAEAETAAVA, from the coding sequence GTGTCTGAGGTCGATTATTGCGTGGTAGGAGCGGGATTCGCGGGCTTGACGGCCGCATTGCGGCTGAAACAAGCAGGCCATTCGGTGGCCTTGCTGGAAGCGCGTGACAGGGTCGGCGGCCGCACCTTCACCGAGTACCTTCCCGACGGCACATGGATCGATCGTGGCGGCGCTTGGATCGGCCCGGGCCAAGACCGGATCTATGCGCTCATGAACGAGCTCGGCGTGGCGGAATACAAGCAGCACAACGACGGCGACGCGATGATGATCGTCGGCGGCAAGAAGCACCGCTACGGCGGCACCATTCCCTGGACCGTGAGCCCGTGGGCGGTCGCCAACCTTGGCCTCGGGTTGGCCGCCATCGAGAAGATGTGCAAAGAGGTTCCGCGCGAAGCCCCGTGGGAGGCGAAGAAGGCCCACGAGTGGGACCGAATCAGCATCGGGGAATGGATCCATAAGAAGTCCATGTCCAAGGAGGCCGCCGAGATGTTGGAGATGGCCTTCGCGGGCCTCTACACGTCGGCAGGTTCGGAGACGTCGCTGCTGTGGGGGCTGCTGCAGACGGCGTCCGCCGGCGGACTCACCTTCGCGATTTCGGGCAAGGGCGGCTCCCAAGATGCCCGCCCCGTCGGCGGGATGGGCGCCCTGCACCGCCCGATGGTGGCCGCATTGGGCGACGCGCTGCACCTCTCGCAGCCGGTCGGGCAAATCACTCAGGATGCCGACGGCGTTACGGTCGGCGCGGCCGATCTGACGGTGCGGGCGCGCCGTGTCATTGTCGCGATCCCGTTGGCGATCGCCACGTCGATCCTCTACGAGCCAATGCTCCCGGTGGACCGGGCATTTCTGCACCAGCGCATGCCGAGCGGCGCGGTGATGAAGACCTCGATCATCTACGACGAGCCGTTCTGGCGTGCCGACGGATTTTCCGGCCAGTCGGCCGCGCCGGGATCCCCGGCGACCCTGACCATCGACGCCTGCACGGACACCGGTGACCCGGGAATCATGTGCGTCATCACCGAAGGACCCGCGGCGCGTCGTCTGACGAAACTCGACAAGGCCGAGCGCAAAGCGGTGATCATCGGCGAACTCGTCGACCGGTTCGGCAGTAAAGCCAAGGCGCCGTTGGAATTTCACGAACAGAACTGGACCGTGGACCGCTATTCCGGCGGCGGAATGATCGGCCACGCCCCCACCGGTGTGCTGACCGAGTACGGCTATACCCTGCGCGAGCCCTGCGGCCGCATCCACTGGGCCGGCACCGAGAGTTCGACCGTGATGTGCGGATGGATCGACGGCGCGATTCGCTCCGGGGAGCGCGCCGCGGCCGAGGTGGCCGAAGCCGAGACCGCTGCGGTCGCCTAA
- a CDS encoding HNH endonuclease signature motif containing protein — protein sequence MRSSTREEVDAVFDALEAAMDRVCALSFDALTTPERLRKLERLETLARRLQVPSHQLINQVGEQSDSTELGGKLSWVLADRLHISRAEAGRRIAEAADLGPRRALSGAPLAPVLPATAAAQRDGAIGADHVAVIRRFFHQLPESVDVETCVHAEQHLAAKAGEFGPEQFAKLARRLMDCLHPDGSYTDEDRARVRGLVLGTQQADGMSRLSGWLTPEARASWEAVLAKLAAPGMCNPDDDTPAVDGARPRRRCAATPAVPPNAITTGSTPRCAMLASGQLGQHNGLPASIVVTTTLADLERTTGTGLTGGGTLLPMSDVIRLARHAHHYLAIFDKGKPLALYHTKRLASPGQRIVLYAKDRGCTAPGCDVAGYYCEVHHVQEWATTYRTDIDQLTLACGPHHRLLDKGWTTRKRANGDTEWIPPPHLDRGQPRTNTFHHPEKLLRDEDDEGEDDEGEDDGAA from the coding sequence ATGCGTTCGAGCACCCGTGAAGAGGTCGATGCGGTGTTCGATGCCCTCGAAGCCGCCATGGACCGGGTCTGCGCATTGTCGTTCGACGCATTGACCACCCCCGAGCGGTTGCGGAAATTAGAACGCCTCGAAACGCTGGCGCGTCGCCTTCAAGTGCCCAGCCACCAACTGATCAATCAGGTTGGCGAGCAGTCGGATTCGACGGAGTTGGGTGGCAAGTTGTCCTGGGTGTTGGCCGATCGGCTGCATATCAGCCGGGCCGAGGCCGGCCGGCGCATCGCTGAGGCGGCCGATCTGGGGCCGCGGCGGGCGTTGAGCGGTGCGCCGTTGGCGCCGGTATTGCCGGCGACGGCGGCGGCCCAGCGTGACGGGGCGATCGGGGCCGATCATGTGGCGGTGATCCGGCGGTTTTTTCACCAGCTGCCCGAGTCGGTCGACGTCGAGACCTGCGTGCACGCCGAGCAGCATCTGGCGGCCAAGGCCGGCGAGTTTGGGCCCGAGCAGTTCGCCAAGCTGGCCCGGCGCCTGATGGATTGTCTCCATCCCGATGGCAGCTACACCGACGAAGATCGCGCGCGGGTGCGCGGGCTGGTGCTGGGCACCCAGCAGGCCGACGGCATGTCGCGGCTGAGTGGATGGCTGACGCCGGAAGCCAGGGCCAGTTGGGAGGCGGTGCTGGCCAAGCTGGCCGCCCCGGGCATGTGCAACCCCGACGACGACACCCCGGCCGTGGACGGCGCCCGTCCGAGGAGGCGGTGCGCCGCGACACCCGCAGTGCCGCCCAACGCCATCACGACGGGCTCAACGCCGCGCTGCGCGATGCTGGCCAGCGGACAGTTGGGGCAGCACAACGGGCTACCGGCGTCGATCGTCGTGACCACCACGCTCGCCGACCTCGAACGCACCACCGGCACCGGGTTGACCGGCGGGGGCACCCTGCTACCGATGTCCGACGTCATCCGGCTGGCCCGCCACGCGCATCACTATCTGGCGATCTTCGACAAGGGCAAGCCGCTGGCGCTCTACCACACCAAACGCCTGGCCTCACCCGGGCAACGAATTGTCCTGTACGCCAAGGACCGCGGATGCACCGCACCGGGCTGCGACGTCGCCGGCTACTACTGCGAGGTCCACCACGTCCAAGAGTGGGCCACGACGTACCGCACCGACATCGACCAACTCACCCTGGCCTGCGGACCCCACCACCGGCTCCTCGACAAGGGCTGGACCACCCGAAAACGCGCCAACGGCGACACCGAATGGATCCCACCGCCACACCTAGACCGCGGCCAACCCCGCACCAACACCTTCCATCATCCCGAGAAGCTTCTTCGCGACGAAGACGACGAGGGCGAAGACGACGAGGGCGAGGATGATGGGGCGGCGTAG
- a CDS encoding SOS response-associated peptidase: MCGRFAVTTDPALLAEKIKAIDETTGADGGSSFPNYSAPNYSAPNYSAPNYNVAPTSTIATVVSRHSEPEDQPTRRVRLMRWGLVPPWAKVGSDGAPDTKGPMLINARADKVTTSPAFRTSAKSKRCLIPMDGYYEWRVNSDDAAGKKTRKTPFFMYSEDGEPLFMAGLWSVWKPAKDASPLLSCTIITTDAPGELAQIHDRMPLVLPERDWDRWLDPDAAIDKDLLARTPDVRAIRMREVSTLVNNVRNNGPQLLEPAEPQPEQTTLL; encoded by the coding sequence ATGTGTGGACGGTTCGCGGTGACCACCGATCCGGCCCTGCTGGCCGAGAAGATCAAGGCTATCGACGAGACGACCGGCGCGGACGGCGGCTCGAGCTTCCCCAACTACAGTGCCCCCAACTACAGTGCCCCCAACTACAGTGCCCCCAACTACAACGTGGCCCCGACGTCGACCATCGCGACCGTCGTCAGCCGGCATTCCGAGCCGGAGGACCAGCCGACGCGACGAGTGCGACTGATGCGCTGGGGTCTGGTGCCGCCGTGGGCCAAGGTCGGTTCCGACGGCGCGCCGGACACCAAGGGGCCGATGCTGATCAACGCCCGCGCCGACAAGGTCACCACCTCGCCCGCCTTCCGGACCAGCGCCAAGTCGAAGCGATGCCTGATCCCGATGGACGGCTACTACGAATGGCGGGTCAACTCCGACGACGCGGCCGGCAAGAAGACCCGCAAGACGCCGTTTTTCATGTACTCCGAAGACGGGGAACCGCTGTTCATGGCGGGCCTGTGGTCGGTCTGGAAACCGGCCAAGGACGCGTCGCCGTTGCTGAGCTGCACGATCATCACCACCGATGCGCCGGGGGAGCTCGCGCAGATTCACGATCGGATGCCGCTCGTGCTGCCCGAACGCGATTGGGACCGGTGGCTCGACCCGGACGCCGCGATCGACAAGGACCTGCTGGCTCGCACGCCCGACGTGCGCGCGATCCGGATGCGTGAGGTGTCGACGTTGGTCAACAACGTGCGCAACAACGGGCCGCAGCTGCTCGAGCCGGCCGAGCCGCAGCCCGAACAGACGACGCTGCTCTAG
- the aroA gene encoding 3-phosphoshikimate 1-carboxyvinyltransferase — protein MTTWTAPVASQPVRATVTIPGSKSQTNRALVLAALAAAQSQGTPTIRGALRSRDTDLMIGALRTLGLRVDGDDTELTVSGHVAPGSPARVDCGLAGTVLRFVPPLAALAESTVEFDGDEQARARPIAPLLDALRGLGVRIDGSGLPFRVLGTGSVTGGTVDIDASASSQFVSGLLLCAASFAEGLTVQHTGASLPSAPHIAMTVVMLRQGGVDVDDSVTNRWTVRPGPVAARHWEVEPDLTNAVPFLAAAVVTGGAVRITGWPSSSVQPADHILDVLGKLNAVVTQNDSFLEVHGSGDYGGFDVDLRAVGELTPSVAALAALATPGSVSRLSGIAHLRGHETDRLAALSTEINRLGGDCTETPDGLEITATPLRPGVWHAYADHRMAMAGAIVGLRVAGVEVDDIGSTGKTLPDFPRLWARMLEPGEEQRM, from the coding sequence GTGACGACATGGACGGCCCCCGTGGCATCGCAGCCGGTGCGCGCGACCGTGACCATTCCGGGTTCGAAGTCGCAGACCAACCGCGCCCTGGTGCTGGCGGCGCTGGCAGCCGCCCAAAGCCAGGGCACCCCTACCATCAGAGGGGCGCTGCGCAGCCGCGACACCGACCTGATGATCGGGGCGCTGCGCACCCTGGGCCTGCGCGTCGACGGCGACGACACGGAGCTGACGGTCAGCGGCCACGTCGCCCCGGGTTCGCCGGCGCGTGTCGATTGCGGCCTGGCCGGCACGGTGTTGCGGTTCGTTCCGCCGCTGGCGGCGCTGGCCGAGTCGACGGTCGAGTTCGACGGCGACGAGCAGGCCCGGGCCCGGCCAATCGCCCCGCTGCTGGATGCGCTGCGCGGGCTCGGCGTGCGGATCGACGGCTCCGGCCTTCCGTTCCGGGTGCTGGGTACCGGCTCGGTCACCGGCGGAACCGTGGACATCGACGCCTCGGCCTCGTCGCAGTTCGTCTCCGGGCTCCTGCTGTGCGCGGCCTCGTTCGCCGAGGGCCTGACCGTGCAACACACCGGGGCGTCGTTGCCGTCGGCGCCGCACATCGCCATGACGGTGGTGATGCTGCGCCAGGGCGGCGTCGACGTAGACGACTCGGTCACCAACCGCTGGACGGTGCGGCCGGGGCCGGTCGCGGCACGGCACTGGGAGGTCGAGCCGGACCTGACCAACGCCGTTCCCTTCCTCGCGGCCGCGGTGGTCACCGGCGGCGCGGTGCGCATCACCGGCTGGCCATCGAGCAGCGTGCAGCCCGCCGACCACATCCTGGACGTCCTGGGCAAGCTCAATGCCGTTGTTACACAGAATGATTCGTTCCTGGAAGTGCACGGGTCCGGGGACTACGGTGGCTTCGATGTCGACCTGCGCGCGGTCGGCGAGCTGACGCCGTCGGTGGCCGCGCTGGCGGCGCTGGCGACCCCGGGTTCCGTGTCGCGCCTGTCCGGCATCGCGCATCTGCGCGGCCACGAGACCGATCGGCTGGCGGCGCTGAGCACCGAGATCAACCGCCTCGGCGGCGATTGCACCGAAACCCCCGACGGGCTGGAGATCACCGCGACGCCGCTGCGGCCCGGGGTCTGGCACGCGTACGCCGACCACCGCATGGCGATGGCAGGTGCGATCGTCGGACTGCGGGTGGCCGGCGTCGAGGTCGACGACATCGGCTCAACCGGCAAGACGCTGCCGGACTTTCCGCGGCTGTGGGCCCGCATGCTGGAACCTGGGGAAGAGCAGCGCATGTGA